The following proteins are encoded in a genomic region of Hypanus sabinus isolate sHypSab1 chromosome 19, sHypSab1.hap1, whole genome shotgun sequence:
- the gpr27 gene encoding probable G-protein coupled receptor 27, producing the protein MLASMANASELEETNSSLQNYAITASAVKLASLGLIICISLTGNLLLSFLLFKEPSLHRAPYYFLLDLCLADIVRSLLCFPFVMISISSGSAWTYSLLSCKIIAFAAVLFCFHAAFMMFCISITRYMAIAHHRFYSKRMTVWTCVAVICMVWTLSVAMAFPPVFDVGTYKFIREEEQCIFEHRYVKANDTLGFMLMLAVIIAATHMVYVKLIFFVYDHRKMKPAQLIPAISQNWTFHGPGATGQAAANWIAGFGRGPTPPTLVGIRQTTHNQNKRLLVLDEFKMEKRIGRMFYIITVLFLLLWSPYIVACYLRVFVKASTIPQVYLTAAVWMTFAQAGVNPILCFIFNKELRICFRTHFPCFQSTQTPREAYCVI; encoded by the coding sequence ATGCTCGCCTCGATGGCGAACGCCAGTGAGCTAGAAGAGACGAATAGCTCTCTTCAGAATTACGCCATCACCGCCTCGGCCGTCAAGCTGGCTTCCCTGGGTTTGATCATCTGCATCAGCCTGACCGGCAACCTGCTGCTCTCCTTCCTGCTCTTCAAAGAGCCAAGCTTGCACCGGGCTCCCTACTACTTTCTCCTGGACCTCTGCCTGGCCGACATCGTGCGCTCGCTGCTCTGCTTCCCGTTCGTCATGATCTCCATCAGTAGCGGCTCGGCTTGGACCTACAGCCTGCTCAGCTGCAAGATCATCGCCTTCGCCGCCGTCCTCTTCTGTTTCCACGCCGCCTTCATGATGTTCTGCATCAGCATTACCCGTTACATGGCCATCGCCCACCACCGCTTCTACTCCAAACGAATGACGGTGTGGACTTGTGTGGCGGTCATCTGCATGGTGTGGACCCTGTCGGTCGCCATGGCCTTCCCGCCAGTTTTCGACGTGGGCACCTACAAGTTCATCCGTGAGGAGGAGCAGTGCATCTTCGAGCACCGCTACGTGAAGGCCAACGACACCCTGGGCTTCATGCTGATGCTGGCGGTTATCATCGCCGCCACACACATGGTCTACGTCAAGCTCATCTTTTTCGTATACGACCACCGCAAGATGAAACCCGCTCAGTTGATCCCGGCCATCAGCCAAAATTGGACGTTTCACGGGCCGGGCGCCACAGGCCAGGCGGCCGCCAACTGGATCGCTGGCTTCGGCAGAGGACCCACACCCCCGACCCTGGTGGGCATCCGGCAGACCACGCACAACCAGAACAAGAGACTGCTGGTCTTAGATGAGTTCAAAATGGAAAAGCGAATAGGCAGGATGTTCTACATCATAACCGTACTCTTCCTGCTGCTGTGGTCGCCATATATTGTCGCATGTTATCTGCGGGTCTTTGTCAAAGCCAGTACCATCCCCCAAGTCTACCTGACCGCTGCAGTGTGGATGACATTTGCCCAGGCGGGGGTCAATCCGATTTTGTGCTTTATCTTCAACAAAGAGCTGAGGATTTGCTTCAGAACCCACTTCCCTTGTTTTCAAAGCACACAGACGCCCAGGGAAGCTTACTGCgttatttaa